From a region of the Ammospiza nelsoni isolate bAmmNel1 chromosome 24, bAmmNel1.pri, whole genome shotgun sequence genome:
- the TBCEL gene encoding tubulin-specific chaperone cofactor E-like protein isoform X1 has protein sequence MDQPSGRSFMQVLCEKYSPENFPYRRGPGMGVHVPATPQGSPMKDRLNLPSVLVLNSCGITCAGDENEIAAFCAHVFELDLSDNKLEDWHEVSKIVSNVPHLEFLNLSSNPLSLSVLERSCAGSFAGVRKLVLNNSKASWETVHTILQELPDLEELFLCLNDYETVSCSPVCCQSLKLLHITDNNLQDWTEIRKLGIMFPSLDTLILANNNLTTIEESEDSLARLFPNLRSINLHKSGLHCWEDIDKLNSFPKLEEVKLLGIPLLQSYTTEERRKLLIARLPSITKLNGSIVADGEREDSERFFIRYYMEFPEEEVPFRYHELVTKYGKLEPLAVVDLRPQSSAKVEVHFQDKVEEMSIRLDQTVAELKKHLKTVVQLSTSNMLLFYLDQESPFGPEEMKYSSRALHSYGIRDGDKIYVEPRMK, from the exons ATGGACCAGCCCAGTGGAAGGAGTTTCATGCAAGTTCTGTGTGAGAAATACAGCCCTGAGAACTTCCCCTACCGCCGGGGGCCTGGCATGGGGGTGCACGTCCCAGCCACCCCACAGGGCTCCCCTATGAAAG ACCGCCTGAACCTGCCCAGTGTGCTGGTGCTCAACAGCTGTGGCATCACCTGTGCCGGGGACGAGAACGAGATCGCCGCCTTCTGCGCCCACGTCTTCGAGCTCGACCTCTCTGACAACAAACTGGAAGACTGGCACGAG GTCAGTAAAATTGTGTCCAACGTTCCCCACTTGGAGTTTCTAAACCTGAGTTCCAACCCTCTCAGTTTGTCCGTTCTAGAGAGAAGTTGCGCTGGGTCTTTCGCTGGCGTCCGCAAACTTGTGCTCAACAACAGCAAAGCTTCCTGGGAAACAGTGCACACCATCCTGCAGGAATTGCCTGA cttgGAGGAACTCTTCCTGTGCCTTAATGACTACGAAACAGTGTCTTGTTCTCCAGTTTGCTGTCAGTCTCTCAAGCTCCTCCACATAACTGACAACAATCTTCAAGACTGGACTGAAATTCGAAAGTTGGGAATCATGTTTCCATCCCTGGACACACTTATCCTGGCTAACAACAACCTCACCACCATTGAAGAGTCAGAAGATTCCCTGGCAAGGCTCTTCCCCAACCTAAGATCCATCAACTTGCACAAGTCAG GTCTGCATTGCTGGGAAGACATTGACAAGTTAAATTCTTTCCCGAAGCTCGAGGAGGTGAAATTGCTGGGAATTCCTCTGCTGCAGTCTTACACCACCGAGGAACGCAGGAAGCTGCTAATAGCCAG GTTGCCATCCATCACCAAGCTGAACGGCAGCATCGTGGCCGACGGCGAGCGCGAGGACTCGGAGCGATTCTTCATCCGCTACTACATGGAGTTCCCTGAGGAAGAGGTTCCCTTCAG GTATCACGAGCTGGTCACCAAGTACGGGAAGCTGGAGCCCTTGGCTGTGGTGGATCTGCGGCCTCAGAGCAGCGCCAAGGTGGAGGTTCACTTCCAGGACAAGGTGGAGGAGATGTCCATCCGCCTCGACCAGACTGTGGCAGAGCTGAAGAAGCACTTAAAAACTGTGGTGCAGCTGTCAACAAGCAACATGCTGCTCTTCTACTTGGACCAGGAATCTCCTTTTGGTCCCGAGGAGATGAAATACAGCTCGCGGGCGCTGCATTCCTACGGCATCCGGGATGGGGATAAAATTTACGTGGAGCCCAGAATGAAATAG
- the TBCEL gene encoding tubulin-specific chaperone cofactor E-like protein isoform X2, which translates to MKLIQCGISLLYLVTYSLGPWVSKIVSNVPHLEFLNLSSNPLSLSVLERSCAGSFAGVRKLVLNNSKASWETVHTILQELPDLEELFLCLNDYETVSCSPVCCQSLKLLHITDNNLQDWTEIRKLGIMFPSLDTLILANNNLTTIEESEDSLARLFPNLRSINLHKSGLHCWEDIDKLNSFPKLEEVKLLGIPLLQSYTTEERRKLLIARLPSITKLNGSIVADGEREDSERFFIRYYMEFPEEEVPFRYHELVTKYGKLEPLAVVDLRPQSSAKVEVHFQDKVEEMSIRLDQTVAELKKHLKTVVQLSTSNMLLFYLDQESPFGPEEMKYSSRALHSYGIRDGDKIYVEPRMK; encoded by the exons ATGAAATTAATCCAGTGTGGCATTTCACTCCTGTACCTTGTGACTTACAGTCTTGGCCCCTGG GTCAGTAAAATTGTGTCCAACGTTCCCCACTTGGAGTTTCTAAACCTGAGTTCCAACCCTCTCAGTTTGTCCGTTCTAGAGAGAAGTTGCGCTGGGTCTTTCGCTGGCGTCCGCAAACTTGTGCTCAACAACAGCAAAGCTTCCTGGGAAACAGTGCACACCATCCTGCAGGAATTGCCTGA cttgGAGGAACTCTTCCTGTGCCTTAATGACTACGAAACAGTGTCTTGTTCTCCAGTTTGCTGTCAGTCTCTCAAGCTCCTCCACATAACTGACAACAATCTTCAAGACTGGACTGAAATTCGAAAGTTGGGAATCATGTTTCCATCCCTGGACACACTTATCCTGGCTAACAACAACCTCACCACCATTGAAGAGTCAGAAGATTCCCTGGCAAGGCTCTTCCCCAACCTAAGATCCATCAACTTGCACAAGTCAG GTCTGCATTGCTGGGAAGACATTGACAAGTTAAATTCTTTCCCGAAGCTCGAGGAGGTGAAATTGCTGGGAATTCCTCTGCTGCAGTCTTACACCACCGAGGAACGCAGGAAGCTGCTAATAGCCAG GTTGCCATCCATCACCAAGCTGAACGGCAGCATCGTGGCCGACGGCGAGCGCGAGGACTCGGAGCGATTCTTCATCCGCTACTACATGGAGTTCCCTGAGGAAGAGGTTCCCTTCAG GTATCACGAGCTGGTCACCAAGTACGGGAAGCTGGAGCCCTTGGCTGTGGTGGATCTGCGGCCTCAGAGCAGCGCCAAGGTGGAGGTTCACTTCCAGGACAAGGTGGAGGAGATGTCCATCCGCCTCGACCAGACTGTGGCAGAGCTGAAGAAGCACTTAAAAACTGTGGTGCAGCTGTCAACAAGCAACATGCTGCTCTTCTACTTGGACCAGGAATCTCCTTTTGGTCCCGAGGAGATGAAATACAGCTCGCGGGCGCTGCATTCCTACGGCATCCGGGATGGGGATAAAATTTACGTGGAGCCCAGAATGAAATAG